In Tenrec ecaudatus isolate mTenEca1 chromosome 5, mTenEca1.hap1, whole genome shotgun sequence, the following are encoded in one genomic region:
- the LOC142448812 gene encoding mitochondrial import receptor subunit TOM5 homolog, producing the protein MFRIEGLAPKLDPGEMKRKMREDMVSSIRNFLIYVALLRVTPLS; encoded by the coding sequence ATGTTTCGGATCGAGGGCCTCGCACCGAAGCTGGACCCCGGGGAGATGAAACGGAAGATGCGCGAGGACATGGTCTCCTCCATACGGAACTTTCTTATTTACGTGGCCCTGCTGCGAGTCACTCCATTATCTTAA